A genomic segment from Bacillus cereus G9842 encodes:
- a CDS encoding DUF3929 family protein has translation MVYHLENGETIKDVKEFCYRDQGKVLERVANRVMDNREVTAIDKQGTIISIACEDIVKVELDYITES, from the coding sequence ATGGTATACCATTTAGAAAATGGAGAAACAATTAAAGATGTAAAAGAATTTTGCTATCGAGACCAAGGGAAAGTGTTAGAAAGAGTAGCAAATCGTGTAATGGATAATAGAGAAGTGACGGCAATTGATAAACAAGGAACAATCATTTCAATAGCATGTGAGGACATTGTAAAGGTGGAACTTGATTACATAACAGAAAGTTAA